Proteins from a genomic interval of Arthrobacter sp. CAN_C5:
- a CDS encoding DUF3224 domain-containing protein — protein MTDSTEHIFSGEFEISVWSPEPYSAPGSSSELTKVSATKVFSGGLVGTSSAELLMAGNDYGAGYVASEVFTGSVDGRDGTMIVQHWGIAEGTAAASSGHIIPGSGTDGLKGISGKAVYSQDAAGQHHLELKVTFGD, from the coding sequence ATGACCGACTCCACAGAACACATCTTCAGCGGCGAATTCGAGATCTCTGTCTGGAGCCCGGAACCCTACTCAGCGCCAGGCTCCTCGAGTGAACTGACCAAGGTGAGCGCCACGAAAGTCTTCAGCGGCGGCCTTGTCGGAACCAGTTCAGCAGAGCTGCTGATGGCGGGCAACGACTACGGTGCCGGCTACGTTGCCTCCGAGGTATTCACCGGTTCGGTGGATGGCAGGGACGGCACCATGATCGTGCAGCACTGGGGGATCGCTGAGGGTACCGCCGCCGCCAGTTCGGGCCACATCATTCCGGGATCGGGGACCGATGGCCTGAAGGGAATCTCCGGGAAGGCCGTCTACTCCCAGGACGCCGCTGGCCAGCACCACCTTGAGCTCAAAGTCACCTTCGGAGACTAG
- a CDS encoding acyl-CoA thioesterase II → MAVESPVDPTQTLVDLLDLSSADGAQTDEEIFVGTSVQQAGRRIFGGQVLAQALIAAIRTVEPTREVHSMHGYFLRAGDALQPITFGVQRLRDGRSFSARRTHAYQNGVPILSMIASFQEPDDGLSHQEPMPEGMPDPETLPSTADLLGEMDHPLAKAWSFDRPFDIRHVDGALYVQHEGDRVAHNAVWMKTFAPMPADQGLHRAALAYASDYTLLESILRQHGLSWITPGMSVASLDHAMWWHRPVRVDEWLLYVQRSPSASGARGLSTGQIFNRAGELVATVAQEGMVRVPD, encoded by the coding sequence ATGGCAGTCGAGTCCCCGGTCGATCCCACCCAAACCCTGGTCGATCTGCTTGATCTGAGCAGCGCTGACGGAGCACAAACCGACGAGGAAATTTTTGTCGGAACCTCTGTGCAGCAGGCAGGGCGGCGGATCTTCGGGGGCCAGGTACTCGCGCAGGCTTTGATCGCTGCGATCCGGACGGTCGAGCCGACCCGTGAGGTCCACTCAATGCACGGCTACTTCCTCCGGGCCGGTGATGCGCTGCAGCCGATCACGTTTGGCGTGCAGCGATTGCGCGACGGGCGCTCCTTCTCGGCGCGCCGAACCCATGCCTACCAGAATGGTGTGCCGATCCTGTCGATGATCGCCTCGTTCCAGGAGCCCGACGACGGGCTCAGCCACCAGGAGCCGATGCCCGAGGGCATGCCGGATCCCGAGACGCTGCCGAGCACTGCCGACCTGTTGGGTGAGATGGACCATCCGCTGGCCAAGGCCTGGTCCTTCGACCGCCCCTTCGACATCCGGCATGTGGACGGCGCGCTCTATGTGCAGCACGAGGGCGATCGGGTGGCGCACAACGCCGTGTGGATGAAGACGTTCGCCCCCATGCCCGCCGACCAGGGACTGCACCGGGCGGCTCTCGCCTATGCCAGCGACTACACGCTGCTGGAATCGATCCTGCGCCAGCACGGGTTGAGCTGGATCACCCCGGGGATGAGTGTCGCGAGCCTGGATCATGCCATGTGGTGGCACCGTCCGGTCCGGGTGGACGAGTGGCTGCTCTACGTGCAGCGCTCCCCCAGCGCGTCGGGAGCCCGCGGCCTGTCCACGGGACAGATCTTCAACCGTGCCGGGGAACTGGTAGCGACCGTCGCCCAGGAGGGAATGGTCCGGGTACCCGACTGA
- the orn gene encoding oligoribonuclease, with protein MPISNEHIVWIDCEMTGLDLEADALIEVAVLVTDSELNILGDGVDVVIKPDDAALEQMGDFVRDMHTTSGLLTELPQGISMKEAEAEVLSYIMKWVPDPRKAQLGGNSVGTDRSFLARDMPAVIEHLHYRVIDVSTIKELARRWFTRAYFQSPAKSGGHRALGDIRDSIRELRYYRESVFVPSPGPDSATSKAIAGSLAD; from the coding sequence GTGCCGATATCTAATGAACACATTGTCTGGATCGACTGCGAGATGACGGGGCTTGACCTCGAGGCTGACGCACTGATCGAAGTTGCTGTCCTCGTGACGGATTCCGAGCTGAACATCCTGGGTGACGGTGTCGACGTCGTTATCAAGCCCGATGACGCAGCCCTGGAGCAGATGGGCGACTTTGTGCGCGACATGCACACCACGTCGGGCCTGCTGACCGAACTCCCCCAGGGCATCAGCATGAAGGAAGCCGAAGCAGAGGTGCTCAGCTACATCATGAAATGGGTCCCCGACCCCCGGAAGGCCCAGTTGGGCGGCAACTCGGTCGGGACCGACCGCTCGTTCCTCGCCCGCGACATGCCGGCCGTGATTGAGCACCTGCACTACCGGGTCATCGACGTATCGACCATCAAGGAACTCGCCCGGCGATGGTTCACCCGCGCGTACTTCCAGTCCCCCGCCAAGAGCGGCGGGCACCGGGCGCTCGGGGATATTCGCGATTCCATCCGTGAGTTGCGTTACTACCGGGAGTCCGTTTTCGTTCCCAGCCCCGGCCCGGATTCAGCGACCAGCAAGGCGATCGCCGGGTCCCTGGCCGACTGA
- a CDS encoding DUF6395 domain-containing protein, whose protein sequence is MFQTGGVKILPALTLSEIGSARIVVADHRMNDAAYCVKIDVPDCNRCTKCLRRKFVPAMLNPAGTVLVEEFLRSKSTVKFVAPPHSITGTSLSTPPGQQNGPPGSMITDLIDAHGPLAFHGAYSPMQLSTSGIRLLRRMTEKGMAARTFRVSKTRCEMNSKHIPRPGLRDKRG, encoded by the coding sequence ATATTCCAGACCGGGGGAGTGAAGATTCTTCCCGCCCTTACCCTCTCCGAAATTGGCAGCGCCAGAATCGTCGTGGCGGACCATCGAATGAATGACGCTGCCTATTGCGTAAAGATTGATGTGCCGGACTGTAATAGGTGCACCAAGTGTCTTCGCCGTAAATTCGTTCCTGCGATGCTGAATCCGGCCGGTACCGTCCTGGTTGAGGAATTTCTGCGCAGCAAATCCACCGTGAAATTCGTTGCGCCACCGCACTCTATTACGGGGACAAGTTTGTCGACGCCGCCGGGTCAACAAAACGGCCCACCTGGGTCAATGATCACTGACCTGATTGACGCGCACGGCCCGCTGGCCTTCCACGGCGCGTATTCCCCGATGCAGTTGAGCACCTCGGGTATCCGGCTCCTGCGCAGAATGACCGAAAAGGGAATGGCAGCGCGGACATTCCGCGTTTCGAAGACGCGATGCGAAATGAATTCGAAACATATTCCCAGACCTGGCCTGCGTGATAAACGAGGTTAA
- a CDS encoding acyl-CoA dehydrogenase family protein, whose protein sequence is MERTVFEEDHLLFREVAAEFTSREVSPHYAQWDQDHLMPRTLWTAAGEQGLLGLAVPEEFGGAGMPDYRFRAVMDEEFAKTNHLAVGLAFHLHDDMVLPHLLAYGSDDHKSRWLPGMVSGERVTSVAWTEPGAGSDLRGIRTKAVRDGDDWLISGQKTFIGNGISGDASLVMARTDGSTGRGGADSFSLFMVEKGDGYNTGKQLDKMGLKASDTAELFFDSVRVSGDNLVGELGHGLRYAHEQLPQGRLAIAVAASAVSRAIYEATVTYTKERNAFGERIIDFQNTRFQLADILTEVEVTETYVDQAMLAFNAGTLDAAAAARVKLWASERATSITDRCLQLHGGYGYILEYPVAQAFLATRLLTIFGGTSEIMRDVVGRHIAG, encoded by the coding sequence ATGGAACGCACAGTGTTCGAAGAAGACCATCTGCTGTTCCGTGAAGTCGCGGCCGAGTTCACCTCCCGGGAGGTGTCGCCGCACTACGCCCAGTGGGATCAGGACCACCTCATGCCCCGCACCCTGTGGACGGCAGCCGGTGAGCAGGGACTGTTGGGCCTGGCTGTGCCCGAGGAATTCGGCGGCGCGGGTATGCCCGACTACCGGTTCCGCGCCGTCATGGACGAGGAGTTCGCGAAGACCAACCACCTGGCCGTCGGTCTGGCTTTCCACCTCCACGACGACATGGTGCTCCCCCACCTGCTCGCCTACGGCAGCGATGATCATAAGTCGCGCTGGCTTCCCGGAATGGTGAGCGGCGAACGGGTGACCAGCGTGGCCTGGACCGAACCGGGAGCGGGCAGCGACCTCCGCGGGATCAGGACCAAGGCCGTGCGCGACGGCGATGACTGGCTGATCTCCGGGCAGAAGACCTTCATCGGCAACGGCATCAGCGGTGACGCCTCACTGGTGATGGCCCGCACCGACGGCAGCACGGGCAGGGGCGGCGCCGACTCCTTCTCACTCTTCATGGTCGAAAAGGGTGATGGGTACAACACCGGCAAGCAGCTCGACAAGATGGGCCTCAAAGCCTCTGACACTGCCGAACTGTTCTTCGACAGTGTCCGGGTGAGCGGCGACAACCTGGTGGGCGAGCTCGGTCACGGACTCCGCTATGCCCACGAACAACTGCCGCAGGGTCGGCTCGCGATCGCCGTTGCCGCGTCGGCTGTCTCCCGCGCCATCTATGAGGCCACCGTCACGTACACCAAGGAGCGCAACGCGTTCGGGGAACGGATCATCGACTTCCAGAACACCCGTTTCCAGCTCGCTGACATCCTCACCGAGGTGGAGGTCACCGAAACCTACGTCGACCAGGCGATGCTCGCTTTCAACGCGGGCACCCTTGATGCCGCTGCCGCCGCACGGGTCAAGCTGTGGGCCAGCGAACGCGCCACCTCGATCACCGACCGCTGCCTCCAGCTGCACGGCGGCTATGGCTACATCCTGGAATACCCGGTTGCCCAGGCGTTCCTGGCCACCCGGTTGCTCACCATCTTCGGCGGCACCAGCGAGATCATGCGCGACGTCGTCGGCCGCCACATCGCCGGCTGA
- a CDS encoding single-stranded DNA-binding protein, producing the protein MSDSITVRGYVATDVKSGVAVSGLAYASFRMCSTERRFDRQTNSWTDGQTNWYTVSMFRQLATNAGVSIRKGDKVVVTGRLRVRPWIREDGRTGTSVDIDADTAGHDLMWGTAHFRRTSADRAGTEASTAGDPPDVHDSDVDYPDVDRDTGEIFGDPGDAAAPEGNDSSGAEPSGDSDQTGGEQSARQLTDAPF; encoded by the coding sequence ATGAGCGACAGCATCACCGTCCGCGGCTATGTGGCCACCGACGTTAAATCGGGAGTCGCCGTGAGCGGCCTCGCCTACGCGAGTTTTCGAATGTGCTCGACCGAGCGCCGCTTCGACCGCCAAACCAATTCGTGGACGGATGGCCAAACGAACTGGTACACCGTGTCGATGTTCCGCCAGCTTGCCACCAATGCCGGGGTGAGCATCAGGAAAGGGGACAAGGTGGTGGTCACCGGGCGGCTGCGGGTCCGGCCCTGGATCCGTGAGGACGGGCGAACCGGCACCTCCGTGGACATCGATGCGGACACTGCAGGACATGACCTGATGTGGGGCACGGCGCACTTTCGCCGGACCAGCGCGGACCGCGCGGGCACCGAGGCTTCAACCGCTGGTGACCCACCGGATGTCCACGACTCGGATGTCGACTACCCGGATGTTGATCGGGACACCGGCGAGATATTCGGCGACCCGGGTGATGCGGCGGCTCCTGAGGGGAATGACTCCTCCGGTGCTGAGCCCTCCGGCGATTCCGACCAGACCGGGGGTGAACAATCAGCCCGACAGCTCACCGACGCACCGTTTTAG
- a CDS encoding thioesterase family protein — MTRIQRFPIQLRFGDEDSYGHVNNVRFLQYLEDARVQFIHHPLSDSAPDGAAEQDTLLDLIGPDHFTLVARHEIEYSAPLNYRPDPLEISIWVTGVGGSSFDLGYQIAEPDGSASYALAASTMILVNRATGRPAKLNDAQRAALEHWLGEPVSFRRRSNG; from the coding sequence ATGACCCGGATTCAACGCTTCCCCATTCAGCTCCGCTTCGGCGACGAAGATTCCTACGGACACGTCAACAATGTCCGGTTCCTCCAGTATCTTGAGGATGCCCGGGTGCAGTTCATCCACCACCCGCTGTCGGACTCGGCTCCCGACGGTGCTGCGGAGCAGGACACGCTGCTGGATCTGATCGGTCCCGACCACTTCACCCTGGTGGCACGGCACGAGATCGAGTACTCGGCACCCCTGAACTACCGCCCAGACCCCCTGGAGATCAGCATCTGGGTGACAGGCGTCGGTGGTTCCAGCTTCGACCTCGGCTACCAGATTGCCGAGCCGGACGGATCGGCTAGCTACGCCCTCGCGGCCTCCACCATGATCCTGGTCAACCGGGCCACCGGCCGGCCAGCGAAACTCAACGACGCGCAGCGCGCCGCGCTCGAGCACTGGCTCGGCGAACCAGTGTCTTTCCGACGCCGGTCGAACGGCTAA
- the ettA gene encoding energy-dependent translational throttle protein EttA, with translation MAEFIYTMTKARKAVGDKVILDDVSMSFYPGAKIGVVGPNGSGKSTILKIMAGLDTPSNGEAKLSAGYSVGILLQEPPLNEEKTVLGNVQEGVGEIYGKIQRFNEISEEMANPDADFDTLLEEMGKLQEAIDSADAWDLDSQLEQAMDALRCPPPETDVTILSGGERRRVALCKLLLQKPDLLLLDEPTNHLDAESVLWLEQHLKSYSGAVLAVTHDRYFLDHVAQWIAEVDRGHLYPYEGNYSTYLEKKRARLEVQGKKDAKQSKRLTEELEWVRSNAKGRQTKSKARLARYEEMASEAERTKKLDFEDIQIPPGPRLGNQVIEATDLRKGYDDRILIDGLSFSLPRNGIVGVIGPNGVGKTTLFKTIVGLEPIDGGKLTIGDSVKISYVDQSRGGIDPDKTLWEVVSNGHDFIQVGQVEMPSRAYVSAFGFKGPDQQKRAGVLSGGERNRLNLALTLKQGGNLLLLDEPTNDLDVETLSSLENALLEFPGCAVVVSHDRWFLDRVVTHILAYEGTEENPDKWYWFEGNFESYEENKVERLGADAAKPHRVTHRRLTRD, from the coding sequence ATGGCGGAATTTATCTACACAATGACCAAGGCACGCAAGGCTGTCGGCGACAAAGTAATCCTCGACGACGTCAGCATGTCCTTCTACCCCGGCGCGAAGATCGGCGTCGTGGGTCCCAACGGCTCGGGCAAGTCGACCATCCTGAAAATCATGGCTGGCCTGGATACCCCCTCCAACGGCGAAGCAAAGCTCAGCGCCGGCTACTCGGTAGGGATCCTGCTGCAGGAACCACCACTGAATGAGGAAAAAACCGTCCTGGGCAATGTGCAGGAAGGCGTCGGAGAAATCTACGGCAAGATCCAGCGGTTCAACGAGATCTCCGAAGAAATGGCCAACCCCGACGCAGATTTCGACACGCTGCTCGAGGAAATGGGCAAGCTCCAGGAAGCCATTGACTCCGCAGACGCGTGGGACCTCGATTCGCAGCTGGAACAGGCAATGGACGCCCTGCGCTGCCCACCGCCCGAAACCGATGTCACTATCCTGTCCGGTGGTGAACGGCGCCGCGTTGCGCTCTGCAAGCTTCTCCTGCAGAAGCCCGACCTGTTGCTCCTTGATGAGCCCACCAACCACCTCGATGCCGAAAGCGTGCTCTGGCTGGAGCAGCACCTGAAGAGTTACTCTGGCGCTGTCCTGGCAGTGACCCACGACCGGTACTTCCTGGACCACGTCGCCCAATGGATCGCCGAAGTGGACCGCGGCCACCTCTACCCCTACGAAGGAAACTACTCCACCTACCTGGAGAAGAAGCGCGCCCGTCTTGAGGTGCAGGGCAAGAAGGACGCGAAGCAGTCCAAGCGCCTCACCGAAGAACTCGAATGGGTTCGCTCCAACGCCAAGGGCCGCCAGACCAAGTCCAAGGCACGGCTCGCCCGGTACGAGGAGATGGCTTCTGAAGCCGAGCGCACCAAAAAACTCGATTTTGAAGACATCCAGATCCCGCCCGGCCCACGTCTGGGCAACCAGGTCATCGAAGCGACCGACCTGCGGAAGGGCTACGACGACCGGATCCTGATCGACGGGCTGTCCTTCTCGCTGCCCCGTAACGGCATCGTCGGCGTCATTGGCCCCAACGGCGTCGGCAAGACCACGCTCTTCAAGACCATCGTGGGGCTCGAGCCGATCGACGGCGGAAAACTGACCATCGGTGATTCGGTCAAGATCTCCTACGTTGACCAGTCGCGTGGCGGCATCGATCCCGACAAGACCCTGTGGGAGGTCGTCTCCAACGGACACGACTTCATCCAGGTCGGCCAGGTGGAGATGCCCTCGCGTGCCTACGTGTCAGCGTTCGGGTTCAAGGGTCCGGACCAGCAGAAGCGTGCCGGAGTGCTCTCCGGTGGTGAGCGCAACCGGCTGAACCTGGCGCTGACCCTCAAACAGGGCGGAAACCTGCTGCTGCTCGACGAACCGACCAACGACCTCGACGTCGAAACTCTCTCCAGCCTGGAGAACGCTCTCCTGGAGTTCCCCGGCTGCGCCGTGGTGGTCTCGCACGACCGCTGGTTCCTCGACCGGGTGGTGACCCACATCCTCGCCTATGAAGGTACCGAGGAAAATCCGGACAAGTGGTACTGGTTTGAGGGCAACTTCGAATCCTATGAGGAGAACAAGGTGGAGCGCCTCGGCGCTGATGCCGCGAAGCCGCACCGCGTCACCCACCGCCGCCTGACCCGCGACTAA
- the mptB gene encoding polyprenol phosphomannose-dependent alpha 1,6 mannosyltransferase MptB: protein MTAQVPADASQPRTDAALAGRPNVAVIQGFIGSLLMMIGSYGVGWLSLASVELRRIPIIMWMRFEPAGAVVSVLILALGGMLLVRSWLRLGQRLHGWGPESRPVILRAVIAWGAPMCLALPLFSRDVFAYIAQGQVVLSGLNPYVDGYSQISNYLQIGADDLWAQSPTPYGPVFLWIEALVVGITNGQPDFSVLLFRLIAIVGVVMCVYYVPKLAELHGVNPNRALWLTAANPLFLINFIASIHNDALMIGLALSGLYLAATQKPWRAVLMVTLSVAIKPITLIFLPFIGLMWAGKGASWRRKFLYWALTAGISFGILWVMGLINGFGFGWVGALSTPGSVWIWYAPIGFLGMIVMILGNAVGLDGQAFAEVVYLIGRLVALAIIGWLMFTGEHSRLVRRLALAFAAIVFLAPMIQSWYVVWLIPLFAVTGIRNDWQVKTLYFLVSFFMIYAISDQLDIFPYFELSLTVARQVAAVVALGFALYLVFVDPKTKILFRKRYEEPVVGGLH from the coding sequence ATGACCGCCCAGGTGCCAGCGGACGCCTCGCAGCCCCGGACGGACGCAGCTTTGGCTGGCCGACCAAACGTGGCAGTCATCCAGGGATTCATCGGGTCCCTGCTGATGATGATCGGGTCCTACGGGGTGGGCTGGCTGTCGCTGGCATCGGTGGAGTTGCGCAGGATTCCCATCATCATGTGGATGCGGTTCGAACCGGCCGGGGCGGTGGTATCGGTCCTGATCCTGGCGCTCGGTGGGATGCTCCTGGTGAGGTCCTGGCTGCGGCTCGGTCAGCGGCTGCACGGGTGGGGCCCGGAATCCCGGCCAGTGATTCTTCGCGCCGTGATCGCCTGGGGCGCCCCGATGTGCCTGGCCTTGCCGTTGTTCAGCCGGGACGTGTTCGCCTATATCGCCCAGGGGCAGGTGGTCCTCTCCGGGCTGAACCCCTACGTCGACGGTTACTCGCAGATCTCCAACTACCTGCAAATCGGGGCGGACGACTTGTGGGCGCAGAGTCCCACCCCGTACGGACCGGTGTTCCTCTGGATTGAGGCCCTGGTGGTGGGCATCACCAACGGGCAACCCGACTTCTCGGTGCTCCTGTTCCGGCTCATCGCGATTGTCGGTGTGGTGATGTGCGTCTATTACGTGCCCAAGCTCGCGGAACTGCACGGTGTTAACCCCAACCGGGCGCTCTGGCTTACCGCCGCGAACCCGCTCTTCCTGATCAATTTCATTGCCAGCATCCATAACGATGCGCTGATGATCGGTCTCGCACTCTCCGGCCTGTACCTCGCCGCAACCCAAAAGCCCTGGCGGGCGGTGCTCATGGTCACGCTGTCGGTTGCGATCAAACCCATCACCCTGATCTTCCTTCCGTTCATCGGCCTGATGTGGGCCGGCAAGGGGGCAAGCTGGCGGCGGAAGTTCCTCTATTGGGCGCTCACTGCGGGGATCTCCTTCGGCATTCTGTGGGTGATGGGACTGATCAACGGCTTCGGTTTCGGGTGGGTCGGTGCGCTGAGCACCCCCGGCAGCGTCTGGATCTGGTACGCGCCGATCGGTTTCCTGGGCATGATCGTCATGATCCTGGGGAATGCCGTGGGGCTCGACGGCCAGGCCTTCGCCGAGGTGGTGTATTTGATCGGCCGGCTGGTGGCGCTGGCGATCATCGGCTGGCTGATGTTCACGGGGGAGCACAGCAGGCTGGTCCGCCGACTGGCTCTGGCCTTCGCCGCGATCGTCTTCCTCGCCCCCATGATTCAGTCCTGGTACGTGGTCTGGCTGATCCCGTTGTTCGCAGTCACCGGCATTCGCAACGACTGGCAGGTCAAAACCCTCTACTTCCTCGTGTCCTTTTTCATGATCTATGCCATTTCGGATCAGCTGGACATTTTTCCCTACTTCGAGCTGAGTCTGACGGTGGCACGGCAGGTGGCAGCGGTCGTCGCGCTGGGCTTTGCCCTGTACCTGGTTTTTGTTGATCCGAAGACCAAAATCCTATTCCGGAAACGGTACGAGGAGCCGGTGGTGGGCGGGCTACACTAG
- the def gene encoding peptide deformylase: MTVRPVTITGEPVLHRRAAVVTEFDDELRALIADMFETMDEANGVGLAAPQIGVGQRIFVYGMENDDVAPRGVLVNPSLVTTKISGADPDPEEESEGCLSVPGESFPLKRADWVKVTGFDGFGERLEFVATGWFARCMQHEYDHLEGKLYVDRLIEPYSRAARKAIKKNHWGVPGLTWMPGVDPDPFGH, encoded by the coding sequence ATGACTGTTCGCCCCGTCACCATCACCGGTGAGCCAGTGCTGCACCGCCGGGCCGCCGTCGTCACCGAGTTTGACGACGAGCTGCGCGCCCTGATCGCCGACATGTTCGAAACCATGGACGAGGCGAACGGCGTGGGGCTCGCGGCCCCCCAGATCGGTGTGGGCCAGCGGATCTTCGTGTACGGCATGGAGAACGACGACGTCGCGCCGCGCGGGGTGCTGGTGAACCCCTCACTGGTGACCACCAAAATTTCGGGGGCGGACCCCGACCCGGAGGAGGAGTCCGAGGGTTGCCTTTCAGTGCCGGGCGAGTCCTTTCCGCTGAAGCGGGCCGACTGGGTCAAGGTGACCGGTTTCGACGGCTTCGGGGAGCGGCTGGAGTTCGTGGCCACCGGATGGTTTGCACGCTGCATGCAGCATGAGTATGACCATTTGGAGGGCAAGCTCTACGTGGACCGGCTTATCGAGCCGTATTCCCGGGCCGCCCGCAAGGCCATCAAGAAGAACCACTGGGGAGTGCCCGGCCTGACCTGGATGCCGGGCGTGGATCCGGACCCGTTCGGCCACTAG
- a CDS encoding MFS transporter codes for MTDTVAPQKSLLVRNPNFRALWLSGTVGVLGTAVTSIALPIIAVVELQASDFAVAALAGMTFLPWLILGLPVGVWVDRWPRKPVIVWSLVGRIATLATIPVTFWLGIMSVAQLFVVAFLVGLSAVFFTLSDQALIPQAVSKDELVEGNGLMTASSASADAAGRGIAGWLTVAVGASNSLLVQIITSFASLFAISSLRLKEAEPYQGERRIFREMKDGLRYTFSTGPLRAILFNAALWNLGGSMVASLLVLLVLRTLNESEIWLGVLLAAASVGGALGGITVKRATERFGSGPVWRYAMVPGVLGYASLLIMTPGYGMLWGVVGMFVMGVCIAWNIVVGSAFRQRVCPPAMMGRLGAASRMVSWGMLGVASILGGILAELVGIWNAVLIGVLLAVAAPLVAIFGPLRHVERLEDLEPGQEPQA; via the coding sequence ATGACAGACACCGTAGCGCCGCAGAAGTCGCTGCTGGTCCGTAATCCCAACTTCCGCGCACTGTGGCTTTCCGGCACCGTGGGCGTCCTGGGAACCGCTGTCACCTCCATCGCTCTGCCCATCATCGCAGTGGTCGAACTGCAGGCCAGCGACTTCGCCGTCGCTGCCCTCGCAGGAATGACTTTTCTCCCCTGGTTGATCCTCGGCCTGCCGGTGGGCGTCTGGGTGGATCGGTGGCCCAGGAAGCCGGTGATCGTCTGGTCCCTCGTTGGCCGGATAGCAACCCTGGCAACCATCCCCGTTACCTTCTGGCTCGGGATCATGTCGGTGGCGCAGCTGTTCGTTGTCGCGTTCCTTGTCGGTCTCTCAGCTGTCTTTTTTACCCTGTCAGACCAGGCACTCATTCCGCAGGCTGTGTCCAAGGATGAGCTGGTCGAAGGCAATGGCCTGATGACCGCGTCGTCGGCGTCGGCGGATGCGGCTGGCCGGGGCATTGCTGGCTGGTTGACGGTGGCGGTGGGTGCCTCCAACTCGCTGCTGGTCCAGATCATCACCTCCTTCGCATCCCTCTTCGCCATCTCCTCCCTCAGGCTCAAGGAAGCCGAGCCGTATCAGGGGGAGCGGCGTATCTTCCGCGAAATGAAGGACGGTCTGCGCTACACCTTCAGTACCGGGCCGCTGCGCGCCATCCTCTTCAACGCTGCGCTCTGGAACCTTGGCGGCAGCATGGTGGCATCGCTTCTGGTGCTTTTGGTGCTGCGGACCCTGAACGAGTCGGAAATCTGGCTGGGGGTCCTCCTGGCCGCAGCATCAGTTGGCGGAGCGCTGGGCGGCATTACCGTCAAACGGGCCACCGAGCGGTTCGGATCGGGTCCGGTCTGGCGCTACGCCATGGTCCCCGGCGTGCTGGGGTACGCGTCGCTCCTGATCATGACCCCCGGCTACGGAATGCTCTGGGGTGTCGTGGGAATGTTCGTGATGGGCGTGTGCATCGCCTGGAACATCGTCGTCGGGTCAGCGTTCCGGCAACGGGTGTGTCCTCCCGCCATGATGGGCAGGCTCGGCGCCGCTTCCCGGATGGTCAGCTGGGGCATGCTCGGCGTGGCCAGCATCCTTGGGGGAATCCTCGCGGAACTGGTCGGCATCTGGAACGCCGTGCTGATCGGCGTCCTGCTGGCAGTGGCAGCGCCCCTGGTGGCCATTTTCGGGCCGCTCCGCCACGTGGAGCGGCTCGAGGACCTGGAACCCGGGCAGGAGCCGCAGGCCTGA